In Prunus dulcis chromosome 1, ALMONDv2, whole genome shotgun sequence, the following are encoded in one genomic region:
- the LOC117615446 gene encoding uncharacterized protein LOC117615446: protein MAITNFNCCLNPPPPTQNLGSSPSLPSKPNQVLAWNKNDGSWTKRCVLGMTAGIMIGLEMGSLDAIAKGMPLPLVTESSDQRVTKWSDKRMCPPWIPNSLETIVPENLPRPSAQRRSEVVGFSKDAPAVKAVVVRRSGGCFAM, encoded by the exons atggctATTACAAACTTCAATTGCTGCCTCAATCCGCCGCCGCCAACTCAAAATCTTGGTTCAAGCCCTTCTTTGCcttcaaaaccaaatcaaGTACTTGCATG GAACAAAAATGATGGATCGTGGACAAAACGATGTGTGTTAGGCATGACAGCCGGCATCATGATTGGGTTGGAAATGGGCAGCTTGGATGCCATTGCCAAAGGCATGCCCTTGCCATTGGTGACAGAATCAAGTGATCAGAGGGTTACAAAGTGGAGTGACAAAAGAATGTGCCCGCCATGGATCCCCAATTCTCTGGAGACCATTGTGCCTGAGAATCTTCCAAGGCCCTCGGCTCAGAGGAGATCGGAAGTCGTTGGGTTTTCGAAGGATGCTCCTGCAGTTAAAGCGGTTGTTGTTAGAAGAAGTGGCGGTTGCTTTGCCATGTAA